One genomic window of Nicotiana sylvestris chromosome 10, ASM39365v2, whole genome shotgun sequence includes the following:
- the LOC104246977 gene encoding LRR receptor-like serine/threonine-protein kinase RGI5 isoform X3 has protein sequence MFNTTTTTCSTYHRMWRSWEEEFIFSGPIPSKLGGLTSLQFLFLNSNRLTGKIPQQLANLTSLEILCLQDNLLNGSIPSQLGSLVSLQQFRIGGNPQLTGEIPARLGLLTNLTTFGVAATGLSGVIPPTFGNLINLQTLAIYDTEVFGSIPPELGMCSELRNLYLHMNKLTGSIPPQLGKLQKLTSLLLWGNLLTGPVPAELSNCSSLVVLDVSANDLSGEIPGDLGKLEVLEQLHLSDNALTSAIPMQLSNCSSLTALQLDKNQLSGAIPWQVGNLKYLQSFLLWGNSVSGTIPAAFGNCTELYSLDLSRNNLTGSIPEEIFSLKKLSRLLFLGNSLTGSLPPSVAQCQSLVRLRLGENQFSGPIPKEIGQLQNLVFLDLYMNHFSGELPSEVADITVLELLDVHNNYLTGEIPSTLGELVNLEQLDLSKNSFTGEIPGSFGNLSYLNKLILSNNLLTGPIPKSFSNLQKLTLLDLSSNGLSGAISPEIGYMTSLTISLDLSSNRFTGELPESLSGLTRLQSLDISHNILSGNIAILSSLTSLTTLNVSYNSLSGPIPVTPFFRTLTSNSFLDNLHLCESIDGSACSARITGRSRLKSVKSIALVAVIVISVAIAVVAPLFFVTRKRRYEFEKSPGMSASAVGAEDFSYPWTFIPFQKANFTIDNILDCLKGENIIGKGCSGVVYRAEMPNGELIAVKKLWKTKKDEEPIDSFAAEIQILGHIRHRNIVKLLGYCSNKSTKLLLYNYISNGNLQQLLQSNRNLDWEIRYKIAVGSAQGLAYLHHYCVPAILHRDVKCNNILLDSKFEAYLADFGLAKLMNSPNYQAMSRLAGSYGYIAPEYGYTVNITEKSDVYSYGVVLLEILSGRSAIEPQIGDGLHIVEWVKKKMGSFEPAVTILDSKLRALPDQMVQEMLQTIGIAMFCVNSSPSERPTMKEVVALLMEVKSPPEEFGKTSQPLINQLTQS, from the exons ATGTTcaacaccaccaccaccactTGTAGTACGTACCACCGTATGTGGAGGAGCTGGGAGGAAGAATTCATTTTTTCCG GGCCTATTCCCTCAAAACTTGGTGGGCTTACCTCACTTCAGTTCCTGTTCTTGAATTCAAACAGATTGACTGGTAAAATCCCACAACAACTTGCCAATCTTACTTCACTAGAAATCCTCTGTCTCCAAGATAATCTCCTTAACGGATCGATTCCTTCTCAATTAGGCTCCTTGGTGTCACTTCAACAATTCAGGATTGGAGGAAATCCACAGCTAACTGGCGAAATACCAGCACGATTAGGCCTACTCACCAATCTCACAACGTTTGGTGTCGCGGCCACTGGACTTTCTGGGGTTATTCCACCCACATTTGGTAATTTAATTAATCTCCAAACTTTGGCAATATATGATACTGAAGTCTTCGGTTCAATACCACCTGAACTTGGGATGTGTTCAGAGCTTAGGAACTTATACTTGCACATGAATAAGCTCACTGGTTCAATACCTCCTCAGTTGGGCAAGTTACAAAAGCTTACTAGCTTACTTTTATGGGGAAATTTGCTTACTGGCCCTGTTCCGGCTGAGCTTTCAAATTGTTCATCTCTTGTAGTTCTTGATGTTTCTGCAAATGATTTGTCTGGTGAAATTCCGGGTGATCTGGGAAAGCTAGAGGTTCTTGAACAACTTCACTTGTCGGATAATGCACTTACTAGTGCTATTCCAATGCAGTTGAGTAATTGTAGTAGCTTAACAGCTCTTCAGCTTGATAAGAACCAATTATCAGGGGCTATTCCTTGGCAAGTTGGGAACTTGAAGTACTTGCAGAGTTTCTTATTGTGGGGGAATTCGGTTTCAGGAACCATTCCAGCTGCTTTTGGGAACTGTACTGAACTATATTCACTTGACCTCTCAAGGAACAATCTCACTGGTTCAATACCTGAAGAGATATTCAGTTTGAAGAAGCTGAGTAGGTTGTTGTTCCTTGGAAATTCGTTAACAGGAAGTTTGCCGCCAAGTGTGGCACAGTGCCAGTCTCTGGTGAGGTTGAGGCTCGGTGAAAACCAGTTTTCTGGACCAATACCGAAGGAGATAGGACAGCTGCAGAATCTTGTGTTTCTTGATTTATACATGAACCATTTCTCTGGTGAATTACCTTCTGAAGTTGCCGACATTACGGTTCTTGAGCTGTTGGATGTGCATAACAATTACCTAACTGGGGAAATACCATCAACATTGGGAGAGCTCGTGAACTTAGAGCAGCTTGATCTCAGCAAGAACAGCTTCACTGGTGAGATTCCAGGGAGTTTTGGTAATCTCAGTTACTTGAACAAACTTATTCTCAGCAATAATCTGCTTACTGGTCCAATTCCAAAGTCATTTAGCAACTTGCAGAAGTTAACTCTACTTGACTTGAGCTCCAATGGTTTATCTGGTGCAATTTCACCTGAGATTGGTTATATGACAAGCTTAACAATCAGCTTGGATTTGAGCTCAAACCGTTTCACAGGCGAACTCCCTGAAAGTTTATCCGGATTGACACGGTTGCAATCTCTTGATATTTCTCACAATATACTGAGTGGAAACATCGCGATTCTAAGCTCTCTGACCAGTCTCACTACTTTAAATGTATCTTACAATAGTTTATCAGGGCCTATTCCTGTAACGCCATTCTTTAGAACACTCACATCAAACTCTTTTCTTGATAATTTACACCTTTGTGAATCAATTGATGGCTCTGCTTGTTCTGCTCGTATAACGGGAAGGTCCAGATTGAAGTCTGTAAAATCCATAGCTTTGGTTGCAGTGATCGTGATATCTGTTGCCATAGCAGTCGTGGCACCGCTGTTTTTTGTGACAAGGAAACGGAGATATGAATTTGAGAAATCCCCAGGCATGTCAGCCTCTGCAGTAGGGGCAGAAGATTTTTCCTATCCGTGGACTTTCATCCCCTTCCAAAAGGCCAATTTCACCATTGACAACATCTTGGATTGCTTGAAAGGTGAAAACATTATTGGGAAAGGCTGCTCAGGAGTTGTTTATAGAGCAGAAATGCCAAATGGCGAGTTGATTGCGGTTAAGAAGCTCTGGAAAACAAAGAAAGATGAGGAACCAATAGATTCTTTCGCTGCTGAAATTCAAATTCTCGGTCACATAAGGCATCGCAACATAGTGAAGCTCCTTGGATACTGTTCAAACAAGAGTACTAAACTTCTTCTCTACAACTACATTTCAAATGGTAATCTTCAACAGCTCTTGCAAAGCAACAGGAACTTGGACTGGGAAATCAGGTACAAGATTGCAGTTGGATCAGCTCAAGGACTTGCTTATCTTCACCATTACTGTGTGCCAGCAATTCTTCATAGAGATGTCAAGTGCAACAACATACTCCTTGACTCCAAATTTGAGGCTTATTTAGCAGATTTTGGACTTGCAAAGCTGATGAATTCTCCAAATTATCAAGCGATGTCCAGACTAGCAGGATCTTATGGGTATATAGCTCCAG AATATGGATACACAGTGAATATAACAGAAAAAAGCGATGTCTACAGTTATGGAGTGGTGTTGCTGGAAATACTGAGTGGACGTAGTGCAATTGAGCCTCAGATTGGTGATGGACTACACATTGTTGAGTGGGTAAAGAAGAAGATGGGAAGCTTTGAACCAGCTGTTACAATTTTGGATTCCAAGCTACGGGCTTTACCGGATCAAATGGTACAAGAAATGCTACAAACAATTGGAATAGCTATGTTCTGTGTGAATTCATCACCAAGTGAAAGGCCAACCATGAAAGAAGTGGTGGCACTTCTAATGGAAGTgaagagcccacctgaagaatttGGAAAAACTTCTCAGCCTTTAATAAATCAGTTAACTCAAAGTTGA